The following coding sequences lie in one Stigmatella aurantiaca genomic window:
- the rplE gene encoding 50S ribosomal protein L5 has product MADEKKPEQKKEKKGRKKEDVKKAGYAATIEEGLEAKPARMKLRFRKEGVPALMKELNLKNPLQVPRLEKIVVNMGLGEALANNKILESAVDQLGAITGQKPVVTRARKSIANFKLRQGQAIGCAVTLRGDRMYEFLDRLISVALPRVRDFKGVSPKAFDGKGNYTLGVREQIIFPEINYDQIEKVKGLNISFVTTAQNDEQGLALMRHFGMPFRQ; this is encoded by the coding sequence ATGGCTGACGAGAAGAAGCCCGAGCAGAAGAAGGAAAAGAAGGGCCGCAAGAAGGAAGACGTCAAGAAGGCTGGCTATGCGGCCACCATCGAGGAAGGGCTCGAGGCGAAGCCTGCCCGGATGAAGCTGCGCTTCCGCAAGGAAGGCGTGCCCGCCCTGATGAAGGAGCTGAACCTGAAGAACCCCCTCCAGGTTCCGCGGCTCGAGAAGATCGTCGTCAACATGGGTCTGGGCGAGGCGCTCGCCAACAACAAGATCCTGGAGTCGGCCGTCGACCAGTTGGGTGCCATCACCGGCCAGAAGCCCGTGGTGACGCGCGCCCGCAAGTCGATCGCGAACTTCAAGCTGCGCCAGGGCCAGGCCATCGGCTGCGCCGTCACGCTGCGTGGCGACCGCATGTACGAGTTCCTGGACCGCCTCATCTCCGTGGCGCTGCCGCGCGTGCGTGACTTCAAGGGCGTGTCCCCCAAGGCGTTCGACGGGAAGGGCAACTACACGCTCGGTGTGCGCGAGCAGATCATCTTCCCGGAAATCAACTACGACCAGATCGAGAAGGTGAAGGGGCTCAACATCAGCTTCGTCACCACCGCCCAGAACGACGAGCAGGGGCTGGCGCTGATGCGTCACTTCGGCATGCCGTTCCGCCAGTAA
- the rplX gene encoding 50S ribosomal protein L24 translates to MQKLKVGDTVQVISGKERSEKTPASKRGKVLTIDRDAGRVTVEGLRTVKRHLRKTAQSPEGGIVEKPGTIALSDVQVVCTKCDKPTRVGIKAEGDAKKRFCKNCDALID, encoded by the coding sequence ATGCAGAAGCTGAAAGTGGGAGACACCGTGCAGGTCATCTCGGGCAAGGAGCGCTCCGAGAAGACACCGGCGAGCAAGCGCGGCAAGGTGCTGACGATTGATCGCGACGCCGGCCGCGTGACGGTGGAGGGACTTCGCACCGTCAAGCGTCACCTTCGCAAGACCGCTCAGAGCCCCGAGGGGGGCATTGTCGAGAAGCCGGGCACCATCGCGCTGTCGGATGTCCAGGTGGTGTGCACCAAGTGCGACAAGCCGACGCGGGTGGGCATCAAGGCCGAGGGCGACGCGAAGAAGCGGTTCTGCAAGAACTGCGACGCCCTCATTGACTAG
- the rplN gene encoding 50S ribosomal protein L14 → MIQMTSVLDVADNSGAKKVFCIKVLGGSKRKYASIGDVIVVSIREALPNSKVKKGDVAKAVIVRTKHEVGRPDGSYIKFDGNSAVLINKDLEPIGTRIFGPVARELRARKFMKIISLAPEVL, encoded by the coding sequence ATGATTCAGATGACGAGCGTGCTCGACGTGGCCGACAACTCGGGCGCCAAGAAGGTGTTCTGCATCAAGGTGCTCGGTGGCTCGAAGCGCAAGTATGCGTCGATCGGCGACGTGATCGTCGTGTCGATTCGCGAGGCCCTGCCGAACTCCAAGGTGAAGAAGGGTGACGTGGCCAAGGCCGTCATCGTGCGCACCAAGCACGAGGTGGGCCGTCCCGACGGCAGCTACATCAAGTTCGACGGCAACTCCGCGGTCCTCATCAACAAGGACCTGGAGCCCATCGGGACGCGCATCTTCGGGCCGGTGGCCCGTGAGCTCCGCGCCCGCAAGTTCATGAAGATCATCTCGCTCGCGCCGGAAGTCCTCTAA
- the rpsQ gene encoding 30S ribosomal protein S17, whose protein sequence is MAEATQTTSAPATSTRGRPKTRVGIVTSNKMQKTVVVTVQRRAAHPKYGKIMSMREKYKAHVEDHDYPKKITINEGDRVRIAETRPASKDKRWRVVEVIEKSKNV, encoded by the coding sequence ATGGCTGAAGCGACCCAGACCACCTCCGCTCCCGCGACCTCCACCCGTGGCCGTCCCAAGACGCGCGTGGGGATCGTCACCTCGAACAAGATGCAGAAGACGGTGGTTGTCACCGTCCAGCGCCGCGCCGCTCACCCGAAGTACGGGAAGATCATGAGCATGCGCGAGAAGTACAAGGCGCACGTCGAGGACCACGACTACCCGAAGAAGATCACCATCAACGAGGGCGACCGCGTGCGCATCGCCGAGACCCGGCCTGCCTCGAAGGACAAGCGGTGGCGGGTGGTTGAGGTGATCGAGAAGAGCAAGAACGTCTGA
- the rpmC gene encoding 50S ribosomal protein L29: MATAKELKELSAEDLKKRADELRGTLFQDRLSMRTGNLDSPEKRTEHRRDLARILTVLGEKTRAEKAAKKA; the protein is encoded by the coding sequence ATGGCGACTGCGAAAGAGTTGAAGGAGTTGTCGGCGGAGGACCTGAAGAAGCGCGCGGACGAACTGCGCGGCACGCTCTTCCAGGACCGGCTGAGCATGCGGACGGGCAATCTGGACAGCCCCGAGAAGCGTACTGAGCACCGCCGTGACCTGGCCCGCATCCTGACCGTCCTGGGTGAGAAGACCCGGGCCGAGAAGGCGGCCAAAAAGGCTTGA
- the rplP gene encoding 50S ribosomal protein L16: protein MLQPARTKYRKMHKGRMHGQAHRGSDLTYGEFGLVTLQPGWITSRQIEAARIAMTRHVKRGGKIWIRIFPDKPITKKPAETRMGTGKGGVEYYVAVVKPGRVLYEMEGMTPEVATGALKLAQAKLPVLTKIVTRSELSL from the coding sequence ATGCTCCAGCCTGCTCGTACGAAGTACCGCAAGATGCACAAGGGCCGCATGCACGGCCAGGCCCACCGTGGCAGCGATCTCACCTATGGTGAGTTCGGCCTGGTGACCCTGCAGCCGGGGTGGATCACCTCCCGGCAGATCGAAGCGGCCCGTATCGCGATGACCCGCCACGTGAAGCGCGGCGGCAAGATCTGGATCCGGATCTTCCCGGACAAGCCCATCACGAAGAAGCCTGCCGAGACCCGCATGGGTACCGGTAAGGGAGGCGTGGAGTACTACGTGGCGGTGGTGAAGCCCGGCCGCGTGCTCTACGAGATGGAGGGCATGACGCCCGAGGTGGCCACCGGCGCGCTGAAGCTGGCGCAGGCCAAGCTGCCCGTCCTCACCAAGATCGTGACCCGCAGCGAGCTGTCGCTCTAG
- the rpsC gene encoding 30S ribosomal protein S3, producing the protein MGQKVHPIGFRLGVIKTWDSKWFEHKNYAQWLHEDIRIREFVKKSLNHAGVSKVEIERAANKVKVNVHTARPGIVIGKRGAGIETVKKDLQQFTKNEVFLNIVEVRKAETDAQLVAENIATQLERRIAFRRAMKKALQTAMKFGAKGIRVACSGRLGGAEMARYEWYREGRVPLHTLRADIDYGFAEAKTTYGKIGCKVWICRGEVLPGKGNQAPLPPTR; encoded by the coding sequence TTGGGACAGAAAGTTCATCCGATCGGGTTCCGCCTCGGGGTCATCAAGACCTGGGACTCCAAGTGGTTCGAGCACAAGAACTACGCCCAGTGGCTCCATGAGGACATCCGCATCCGCGAGTTCGTGAAGAAGTCGCTGAACCACGCGGGCGTCTCCAAGGTGGAGATCGAGCGGGCGGCGAACAAGGTGAAGGTCAACGTGCACACCGCGCGGCCGGGGATTGTCATCGGCAAGCGGGGTGCCGGCATCGAGACGGTGAAGAAGGACCTGCAGCAGTTCACCAAGAACGAGGTCTTCCTCAACATCGTCGAGGTCCGCAAGGCCGAGACCGACGCGCAGCTGGTGGCCGAGAACATCGCCACCCAGCTCGAGCGCCGCATCGCCTTCCGCCGCGCCATGAAGAAGGCCCTGCAGACGGCGATGAAGTTCGGCGCCAAGGGCATCCGCGTGGCCTGCTCCGGCCGTCTCGGTGGCGCCGAGATGGCGCGGTACGAGTGGTACCGCGAGGGCCGCGTGCCCCTGCACACCCTGCGTGCCGACATCGACTACGGCTTCGCCGAGGCCAAGACGACCTACGGCAAGATTGGCTGCAAGGTCTGGATCTGCCGCGGAGAGGTCCTCCCGGGCAAGGGCAACCAGGCCCCTCTGCCCCCCACCCGCTAG
- the rplV gene encoding 50S ribosomal protein L22, protein MDSTAHLRHVRMSPRKLSLVAALVRGKSVEAALHILKFTPRAASAPVAKLIKSAVANATDKSKGQVDVDTLYVKTISVDQGPTQRRFMPRAMGRATPIHKKSSHVHVVLSEAKK, encoded by the coding sequence ATGGATTCCACTGCACACCTGCGGCACGTCCGCATGTCTCCCCGCAAGCTCTCGCTCGTGGCGGCGCTCGTCCGCGGCAAGTCGGTCGAGGCGGCGCTCCACATCCTGAAGTTCACCCCCCGCGCGGCCTCGGCCCCGGTGGCCAAGCTCATCAAGAGCGCCGTGGCCAACGCGACCGACAAGTCCAAGGGCCAGGTCGACGTGGACACGCTCTACGTGAAGACCATCTCCGTGGACCAGGGGCCCACCCAGCGCCGGTTCATGCCGCGCGCCATGGGCCGCGCGACTCCCATCCACAAGAAGAGCAGCCACGTTCACGTGGTGCTCTCCGAGGCCAAGAAGTAG
- the rpsS gene encoding 30S ribosomal protein S19, which produces MARSIKKGPFVDDHLLKKVEDMIKTNQKKVVKTWSRRSTILPEFVGHTFAVHNGKKFIPVFVTENMVGHKLGEFAPTRTFGGHSAEKKVAKAPGK; this is translated from the coding sequence ATGGCTCGTTCGATTAAGAAGGGACCGTTCGTCGATGATCACCTCCTGAAGAAGGTGGAGGACATGATCAAGACGAACCAGAAGAAGGTCGTGAAGACCTGGTCGCGCCGCTCCACCATCCTGCCCGAGTTCGTCGGGCACACCTTCGCGGTGCACAACGGGAAGAAGTTCATCCCCGTGTTCGTGACGGAGAACATGGTGGGTCACAAGCTCGGCGAGTTCGCGCCGACGCGCACCTTCGGTGGGCACTCGGCGGAGAAGAAGGTCGCCAAGGCGCCCGGGAAGTAA
- the rplB gene encoding 50S ribosomal protein L2, with protein MGIKKYKPTSAARRLMTVSDFADITKSTPEKKLTAPLKRSGGRNVHGHITRRHQGGGHKRRYRIIDFKRLDKDGVPAKVVAVEYDPNRTANIALLHYADGEKRYILAPVGLAVGDTLFAGANADIRPGNCLPLQNIPVGTVIHNVELKPGRGGQIIRSAGTSGQLMAKEDRYAQVRLPSGAVRKVLIECRATVGQIGNIEHEIIRIGKAGKSRWLGIRPTVRGLAMNPVDHPHGGGEGKSGQGNPHPVSPWGQKTKGLTTRTNKRTDKFIVSGRRQGARSQ; from the coding sequence ATGGGCATCAAGAAGTACAAGCCGACTTCCGCTGCTCGCCGCCTGATGACGGTGTCCGACTTCGCGGACATCACCAAGAGCACGCCCGAGAAGAAGCTGACCGCCCCGCTGAAGCGCTCGGGCGGCCGCAACGTTCACGGCCACATCACCCGCCGTCATCAGGGCGGTGGCCACAAGCGGCGCTACCGCATCATCGACTTCAAGCGCCTGGACAAGGACGGCGTGCCGGCCAAGGTCGTCGCGGTTGAGTACGACCCGAACCGCACCGCCAACATCGCTCTGCTGCACTACGCGGACGGCGAGAAGCGCTACATCCTGGCCCCTGTGGGCCTGGCGGTGGGGGACACCCTGTTCGCGGGTGCCAACGCCGACATCCGTCCGGGCAACTGCCTGCCGCTGCAGAACATCCCGGTGGGTACGGTCATCCACAACGTGGAGCTGAAGCCGGGCCGCGGTGGTCAGATCATCCGCTCGGCCGGCACCTCGGGCCAGCTGATGGCCAAGGAAGACCGCTACGCTCAGGTGCGTTTGCCTTCGGGTGCGGTGCGCAAGGTGCTCATCGAGTGCCGCGCCACCGTGGGCCAGATCGGCAACATCGAGCATGAGATCATCCGCATCGGTAAGGCGGGTAAGAGCCGCTGGCTGGGCATCCGGCCCACCGTCCGCGGTCTGGCGATGAACCCCGTGGACCACCCGCACGGCGGTGGTGAGGGTAAGTCCGGCCAGGGTAACCCGCACCCGGTGTCGCCGTGGGGCCAGAAGACCAAGGGTCTCACCACGCGCACCAACAAGCGGACCGACAAGTTCATCGTCAGCGGGCGCCGGCAGGGCGCGCGCAGCCAGTAG